The following coding sequences are from one Macaca mulatta isolate MMU2019108-1 chromosome 7, T2T-MMU8v2.0, whole genome shotgun sequence window:
- the LOC106996318 gene encoding uncharacterized protein LOC106996318: protein MWPQPHRPTHPMMSEETRPIKLAKAKEKLRDYHPQANPSVGTGASDTKKKNINNGANSETTTSGGCHSPEDEKKASHQHQDALRRELEAQVHTIRILTCEKTELQMALYYSERAVQQLQGECRHLVGRLHDSWNFARDLERDLSAVATQKKKADRYIEELTKERDALSLELYRNTITDDELKEKNAELQEKLRLVESEKSEIQLNVKELESKLEKAKLLLPQQQLQEEADHLGKELQSVSMKLQAQVEENELWNRLYQQQEEKMWRQEEKIQEQEGKIREQEEKIREQEEKRQEQEEKIREQEEKRQEQEKEMWKQEEKIKEQEEKIREQEEKRREQEEKMWRQEEKIQEQEEKIHEQEEKIREQEKKRQEQEKKMWRQEKMHEQEEKMHEQEEKIREQEKRRQEQEEKIWRQEEKIREQEEKMHDQEEKIREQEKKMHKQEEKIPEQKKKRQEQEEKIPEQKKKRQEQEEKMWRQEKKIREQEEKMHEQEEKIQEQKEKMHNQEEKIQEQEEKMHEQEEKIHEQEEMIREQEEKMHKQEEKIREQEKKRQEQEEKMWRQEEKIREQEEKMHEQEEKIQEQKKKIEEQEKKRQEQEEKIWRQEEKMHEQEEKTQEKEEKRREQEEKMWEQAEKIWRQEEKMREQEEKIQEQEQKIQEQEEKIREQMWRQEEKIQEQKENMHNQDEKIREQENKMHKQENIWEQEKKRQEQEEKMRRQEEKLREQEEKIWRQEEKIREQKEIIREQDEMMREQEEKMCEQEEKLGKKEDMLREQEEKMCEQEEILGEKEDMLREQEEKLWEQEKKMWEQEEKMWRQEKKLGEQEEKMWRQEEMMREQEKKMWEQEEMIWEKEQKIREQEEKMRRQEEKMREKEEKMQRQEEKMREQETRLWQQEEKMQKQEVRLQELEERLVELGRKAELWGSRRRWVQTLEIIQNALTTT, encoded by the exons ATGTGGCCCCAACCCCACCGCCCTACCCATCCCATGATGTCCGAAGAAACCCGACCGATCAAATTGGCCAAGGCCAAGGAAAAG TTGAGAGACTACCATCCCCAGGCCAACCCTAGTGTTGGTACAGGAGCAAGCGACACcaaaaagaagaacataaataatGGTGCTAACTCTGAGACAACCACTTCTGGAGGTTGCCACTCACCTGAGGAT GAAAAGAAGGCAAGCCACCAACATCAGGATGCCCTAAGGAGGGAGCTAGAG gcCCAGGTTCATACCATACGAATCCTTACATGTGAGAAAACTGAGCTTCAGATGGCACTCTATTACAGCGAGCGTGCTGTCCAGCAGTTGCAAG GAGAGTGCAGGCATCTGGTCGGCCGCCTGCATGATTCATGGAATTTTGCAAGAGATTTAGAGCGGGATCTCTCTGCTGTCGCTACACAGAAGAAGAAGGCTGACAGG TACATCGAGGAGTTAACAAAGGAGAGGGATGCCCTGAGTCTGGAACTGTACAGGAACAC CATAACCGATGATGAGCTGAAGGAGAAAAATGCCGAACTACAAGAAAAACTTCGacttgtagaatctgagaagtcTGAGATCCAGCTCAATGTAAAGGAGCTAGAAAGCAAGCTGGAGAAAGCCAAGCTCCTGCTGCCACAG cagcagctgcaggaggAGGCTGACCACCTGGGTAAGGAACTGCAGAGTGTGTCCATGAAGCTCCAAGCCCAGGTGGAAGAGAACGAGTTGTGGAACCGCCTGTACCAGCAACAGGAAGAGAAGAtgtggaggcaggaagagaagaTACAGGAGCAGGAAGGGAAGatacgggagcaggaggagaagatacgggagcaggaggagaagaggcaagagcaggaggagaagatacgggagcaggaggagaagaggcaggagcaggagaaggagatgtggaagcaggaggagaagataaaggagcaggaggagaagatacgggagcaggaagagaagaggcgggagcaggaggagaagatgtggaggcaggaggagaagatacaggagcaggaggagaagatacatgagcaggaggagaagatacgggagcaggagaagaagaggcaggagcaggagaagaagatgtggaggcaggagaagatgcatgagcaggaggagaagatgcatgagcaggaggagaagatacgggagcaggagaagaggaggcaggagcaggaagagaagatttggaggcaagaggagaagatacgggagcaggaggagaagatgcatgATCAGGAGGAGAAGATAAGGGAGCAGGAGAAGAAGATGCacaagcaggaggagaagataccagagcagaagaagaagaggcaagagcaggaggagaagataccagaacagaagaagaagaggcaagagcaggaggagaagatgtggaggcaggagaagaagatacgggagcaggaggagaagatgcatgagcaggaggagaagatacagGAGCAGAAGGAGAAGATGCACAATCAGGAGGAGAAGAtacaggagcaggaggagaagatgcatgagcaggaggagaagatacatGAGCAGGAGGAGATGAtaagggagcaggaggagaagatgcacaagcaggaggagaagatacgggagcaggagaagaagaggcaggagcaggaagagaagatgtggaggcaggaggagaagatacgggagcaggaggagaagatgcacgagcaggaggagaagatacagGAGCAGAAGAAGAAGATAGAAGAGCAGGAGAAGaagaggcaggagcaggaggagaagatttggaggcaggaggagaagatgcatgagcaggaggagaagacacaggagaaggaggagaagaggcggGAGCAGGAAGAGAAGATGTGGGAGCAGGCGGAGAAGAtttggaggcaggaggagaagatgcgtGAGCAGGAGGAGAAAATACAGGAGCAGGAACAGAAGAtacaggagcaggaggagaagatacgggagcagatgtggaggcaggaggagaagatacagGAGCAGAAGGAGAATATGCACAATCAGGATGAGAAGATACGGGAGCAGGAGAATAAGATGCACAAGCAGGAGAATATATGGGAGCAGGAGAAGaagaggcaggagcaggaggagaagatgcggaggcaggaggagaagctacgggagcaggaggagaagatatggaggcaggaggagaagatacgggaGCAGAAGGAGATAATACGGGAGCAGGATGAGATGatgcgggagcaggaggagaagatgtgtGAGCAGGAGGAGAAGCTGGGGAAGAAGGAGGATATGctgcgggagcaggaggagaagatgtgtGAGCAGGAGGAGATTCTGGGGGAGAAGGAGGATATGCTGCGGGAGCAGGAAGAAAAGCTGTGGGAGCAGGAGAAGAAGAtgtgggagcaggaggaaaagatgtggaggcaagagaagaagctaggggagcaggaggagaagatgtggaggcaggaggagatgatgcgggagcaggagaagaagatgtgggagcaggaggagatgATATGGGAGAAGGAGCAAAAGATAcgtgagcaggaggagaagatgcggaggcaggaggagaagatgcgggagaaggaggagaagatgcagaggcaggaggagaagatgcggGAGCAGGAAACGAGGCTGTggcagcaggaggagaagatgcagaagcaggaggtgaggctgcaggagctggaggagaggCTGGTGGAGCTGGGGCGGAAGGCAGAGCTCTGGGGGAGCAGGCGGAGGTGGGTGCAAACCCTGGAGATCATACAGAACGCCCTCACCACAACTTAG